The Acidicapsa acidisoli genome contains a region encoding:
- a CDS encoding CRTAC1 family protein, whose translation MKLAITRRDFVTGLAALSAGTLNARALPILLNSFQNARIDSEKAPEQYFETQYFETCTAQKTGITWKHDNALSTTRYLPESMGPGVAIFDYDNDGWMDLYFVNSGPADFFQPPKPLRNALYHNNRDGTFTDVTEKAGVAGRDFGIGVAAADYDGDGWTDLLVTTYGRLILYHNNHDGTFTDVTKVAGLDDPGLFTSAVWFDSDNSGQLDLFVCHFAKYNKSLERDCSANGVRHYCYPKTYEPWPSRLYKNNGNGTFTDMSASSGIGRYLGKAFGVVATDINNDGLMDLFVANDSVSNFLYLNKGGGKFEEIGFQAGVAYSADGAARSGMGVDAIDFNGDGRQDLFVANINRERYSLYRNAGDSTFQDVAGPTGIGMATVMDSGWGCRFVDFDLDGRPDLILANGHPDDLIESINHTVRYREPLLLFHNNGNGFDNVSAAGGPAFKESYPARGLAVGDLDNDGRVDVVVGINGGAPLILHNIVRNANHWIGLNLTGLAVGAKITWSANDVEHCIFKRGGGSYLSSCDPRDVLGLGPAEYADWIQVQWPKAIGRMDRFEHVRAGKYYSLSPGGKLL comes from the coding sequence ATGAAATTGGCAATTACGCGGCGTGACTTTGTGACAGGCTTGGCGGCGCTAAGCGCAGGAACTTTGAACGCCCGGGCATTGCCGATATTGCTGAATTCCTTCCAGAATGCCAGGATCGATTCCGAGAAGGCTCCCGAGCAATATTTCGAGACCCAGTATTTTGAGACCTGCACAGCCCAGAAAACGGGAATCACCTGGAAGCACGATAATGCACTCTCGACCACCCGCTACTTACCCGAATCCATGGGTCCCGGAGTAGCCATCTTCGACTACGACAACGACGGTTGGATGGATCTGTATTTTGTGAACAGCGGTCCGGCGGATTTCTTTCAGCCACCAAAGCCGCTGCGCAATGCTTTGTACCACAACAACCGGGACGGCACCTTTACCGATGTAACGGAAAAGGCAGGCGTGGCGGGAAGAGATTTCGGCATCGGAGTTGCCGCCGCCGACTACGACGGCGACGGTTGGACCGATCTTCTGGTAACAACGTATGGGCGGCTGATTCTCTATCACAACAACCACGATGGAACCTTTACGGATGTGACCAAAGTTGCCGGCCTGGATGATCCGGGCCTGTTCACCAGCGCCGTCTGGTTTGATTCTGACAATAGTGGCCAGCTGGACCTGTTTGTCTGCCACTTCGCAAAGTACAACAAGTCACTGGAACGTGATTGCAGCGCAAACGGAGTTCGCCATTATTGTTATCCCAAGACCTATGAACCATGGCCGAGCCGTCTCTATAAAAACAACGGCAACGGAACCTTTACCGACATGAGCGCCTCTTCGGGGATTGGGCGGTATCTTGGGAAGGCCTTTGGCGTTGTCGCGACGGACATCAACAACGACGGCCTGATGGATTTGTTTGTCGCCAATGATTCCGTTTCCAACTTCCTGTACTTGAACAAGGGAGGCGGTAAATTTGAAGAAATTGGCTTCCAGGCTGGAGTGGCATATAGCGCGGATGGGGCGGCCCGCTCTGGCATGGGCGTAGATGCGATCGACTTCAATGGAGATGGGCGGCAAGATCTTTTTGTTGCGAACATCAACCGCGAACGCTATTCCTTGTACCGCAATGCCGGAGACAGTACATTTCAGGATGTAGCCGGGCCGACGGGAATTGGAATGGCGACAGTGATGGATTCGGGCTGGGGCTGTCGCTTTGTCGATTTCGATCTCGATGGCAGGCCGGATCTGATTTTGGCTAATGGGCACCCCGATGATCTAATCGAATCGATCAACCACACCGTGCGGTATCGCGAACCTCTCCTGCTCTTTCACAACAATGGCAATGGGTTTGATAATGTCAGTGCTGCGGGAGGTCCAGCCTTCAAAGAGTCGTATCCCGCACGGGGACTTGCCGTTGGCGATCTCGATAATGACGGGCGCGTGGATGTGGTTGTCGGCATCAATGGCGGGGCTCCCCTGATCCTTCATAACATCGTTCGCAATGCGAATCATTGGATCGGTCTGAATCTTACCGGACTAGCGGTTGGCGCCAAGATCACCTGGTCGGCCAATGATGTCGAGCACTGTATTTTCAAGCGAGGCGGCGGAAGCTATCTCTCTTCCTGTGATCCTCGCGATGTGTTGGGGCTGGGGCCGGCGGAATATGCCGACTGGATTCAGGTTCAGTGGCCCAAGGCGATCGGGCGCATGGACCGATTCGAGCATGTGCGCGCTGGCAAGTACTACTCTCTGTCGCCGGGAGGCAAGCTTCTATGA
- a CDS encoding tetratricopeptide repeat protein, which produces MIWLLAFQLAAGPLAVSPVQHYERAKQDFAERKFSEAVSEVNIALHESPYMVPALVLKARLAQFAHSPDVAKSCLITAITADPTSEEAQFFLGLFYYNQNDFKLAISPLQTAQTLSPKSPLPAFYLAMTHEAMGDTAQASELYQQAENLSPEKSPQSALILVAYGRFLLALGRTQDGIGKIRRAIEDDPDSREAHYELAKELDEEGDLKNAVVEAERALTLPELSIRDAQIHYLLAKLYMRLKEPDLAKAHLEKFQAAPQTTVR; this is translated from the coding sequence ATGATCTGGCTTCTCGCATTCCAGCTCGCAGCCGGCCCGCTTGCAGTCAGCCCAGTGCAACATTACGAGAGAGCAAAGCAGGATTTTGCCGAGCGGAAATTCTCCGAGGCTGTCAGCGAAGTCAACATAGCTCTGCATGAGAGCCCGTACATGGTTCCAGCGTTGGTCCTCAAGGCCCGGCTGGCCCAGTTTGCGCACAGTCCAGATGTTGCCAAGAGCTGTCTCATCACGGCCATTACGGCTGATCCAACATCGGAAGAGGCGCAATTCTTTCTCGGGTTGTTTTACTACAATCAGAATGATTTCAAATTAGCGATTTCACCGCTTCAGACGGCCCAAACGCTCTCTCCCAAAAGTCCTCTACCCGCGTTCTATCTTGCAATGACCCACGAAGCTATGGGAGATACAGCTCAAGCGTCGGAGCTCTACCAGCAGGCCGAGAATCTCTCTCCGGAGAAATCGCCGCAAAGCGCATTGATCCTCGTTGCGTACGGGAGATTCCTGCTTGCGCTGGGCCGAACCCAGGACGGTATTGGAAAAATTCGACGAGCCATTGAGGACGATCCCGATTCCCGCGAAGCCCACTACGAATTGGCAAAGGAATTAGATGAAGAGGGCGATCTCAAGAATGCCGTAGTCGAAGCGGAACGAGCCCTGACTCTACCAGAGCTCAGCATCCGAGATGCCCAGATTCATTATCTCCTGGCAAAACTCTATATGAGGTTGAAAGAGCCTGATTTGGCAAAGGCTCATTTGGAGAAATTCCAGGCGGCTCCCCAGACAACAGTCAGATAA
- a CDS encoding DUF5703 domain-containing protein, whose amino-acid sequence MTCFGTVTALASENPFVSVNDVTWTELGHNENDSMPIGNGDLAANVWTEQNGDLMLLVAKADAWTELGKLVKLGRVRVQITPNPFVGAADFQQVLRLENGSIEIKSGANVVLVWVDANRPVIHVEATLEHPAAMQARLELWRTKTHPYNEPSPDKGGLFEMGDHAIPLNFEADTVLPAGANQVTWYHFNSSSIYPTLLEQEHLESLSQKYPDPLLHRCFGAMLTGPGLVSSDDHTMKSAVPERSLRLDVIGLTKTGAASPEAWKSDLDSLAKEVSAVPIDSARAAHQQWWQDFWNRGWIHVSGTADSAKVSQGFIMQRYMLAASSRGAFPAKFNGGLFTVGHDMPANVESTNKDHNPDFRAWGSSYWNQNNRLLYWPLIETGDFDLLKPWFDMYVNALPLAKDRTQAYFHHAGAAFIETGYFWGLPNLNDFGWDNPTTEVKSEWMRYHIQGTLEVISQMLDEYDITQDAEFAHKDIIPFADVIVTYYNLHWPRGEDGKIKMTPVQSLETYQRIAVNPTPDIAGLKQVLTRLLELPAAWTSPQQRSIWSKELADLPTIPIGRSANGKLPSFGASDPDGKPTILPAESYGKTSNAENPELYVVFPYRLYGVGKPDLSLALNTFAARRFPLDHCWGQDGPQSALLGLTAVAKKAAIDEFTDYGDQHFAWFWKAGNDWIPDLDDGGTGMITLESMLMQYDGKRIQLLPAWPNDWTADFKLHAPYRTTVEGHVENGKITDLKVTPQSRAKDVVVVSSDERSKSAK is encoded by the coding sequence ATGACCTGCTTTGGAACGGTGACCGCATTGGCCTCCGAAAATCCCTTCGTCTCGGTCAACGATGTTACATGGACAGAATTGGGACACAACGAGAACGACTCCATGCCGATCGGCAATGGCGATCTTGCAGCCAATGTCTGGACAGAGCAAAATGGCGACCTCATGTTGCTGGTAGCGAAAGCCGATGCATGGACGGAGTTGGGCAAGCTTGTGAAACTCGGCCGCGTGCGGGTCCAGATCACGCCAAATCCATTTGTGGGCGCGGCGGATTTTCAGCAGGTTCTGCGCCTGGAAAACGGCAGTATCGAGATCAAGAGTGGCGCGAATGTGGTGTTGGTGTGGGTTGATGCAAATCGTCCGGTAATTCATGTCGAGGCAACATTGGAGCATCCCGCAGCAATGCAAGCAAGGCTGGAACTGTGGCGTACCAAGACCCATCCGTACAATGAACCGTCCCCGGACAAAGGCGGCTTGTTTGAAATGGGCGACCATGCGATTCCACTCAATTTTGAGGCGGACACTGTTCTCCCTGCCGGTGCAAACCAAGTCACTTGGTATCACTTCAATTCGTCCAGCATCTACCCGACTTTGCTGGAACAAGAGCATTTGGAATCGCTTTCGCAAAAGTATCCTGATCCTTTGCTGCATCGTTGTTTCGGAGCAATGCTTACCGGACCCGGATTAGTTAGCAGCGATGACCATACGATGAAGTCGGCCGTTCCTGAGCGGAGCTTGCGGCTTGATGTAATCGGCCTCACCAAGACAGGAGCGGCTTCGCCGGAGGCGTGGAAGTCTGACCTGGATTCGCTGGCCAAGGAAGTGAGCGCAGTCCCGATTGATTCCGCTCGCGCAGCGCACCAACAATGGTGGCAGGATTTCTGGAACCGGGGTTGGATTCACGTCTCTGGAACAGCGGACTCGGCCAAGGTTTCGCAGGGTTTCATCATGCAACGTTACATGCTGGCTGCTTCTTCGCGCGGCGCGTTCCCTGCGAAATTCAACGGCGGCTTGTTTACCGTTGGGCACGACATGCCGGCGAATGTGGAATCGACCAACAAAGATCACAACCCGGATTTTCGGGCATGGGGAAGCTCGTATTGGAACCAGAACAATCGGCTGCTTTACTGGCCGCTTATCGAGACGGGCGATTTCGATTTGCTCAAGCCGTGGTTTGACATGTATGTGAACGCATTGCCGCTAGCTAAGGATCGCACTCAGGCTTACTTTCATCATGCAGGCGCGGCATTCATCGAAACGGGTTATTTCTGGGGTCTGCCTAATCTCAACGATTTTGGCTGGGACAATCCGACAACGGAGGTGAAGAGCGAGTGGATGCGATATCACATTCAAGGCACGCTGGAAGTGATCTCGCAGATGTTGGACGAGTACGACATCACTCAGGATGCGGAGTTTGCGCATAAAGATATTATCCCCTTTGCCGACGTCATAGTGACTTACTACAACCTGCATTGGCCGCGAGGCGAAGATGGAAAGATCAAGATGACGCCGGTACAGTCTCTGGAAACCTATCAAAGAATCGCGGTTAATCCAACGCCGGATATTGCGGGACTTAAACAGGTACTGACGCGGCTTCTGGAACTGCCTGCAGCATGGACGTCGCCTCAGCAAAGAAGCATCTGGAGCAAAGAACTCGCCGACCTGCCAACTATTCCGATTGGCAGGTCGGCAAATGGAAAACTTCCGTCATTCGGTGCGAGCGATCCCGACGGCAAGCCGACGATCCTTCCGGCCGAGAGCTATGGCAAGACGAGCAACGCGGAAAATCCCGAGCTGTATGTAGTCTTTCCATATCGGCTTTATGGCGTAGGCAAACCAGATCTGAGTCTGGCTCTGAACACTTTTGCCGCCCGGCGCTTTCCATTAGACCACTGCTGGGGACAGGATGGTCCGCAATCTGCTCTGCTTGGTTTGACGGCCGTGGCGAAAAAGGCCGCTATCGACGAATTTACCGATTATGGCGATCAGCACTTCGCATGGTTCTGGAAAGCGGGTAATGACTGGATACCAGATCTCGATGACGGCGGCACGGGGATGATCACGCTGGAATCGATGTTGATGCAATACGACGGCAAACGTATCCAGCTTCTTCCCGCGTGGCCCAACGATTGGACTGCGGACTTCAAACTGCACGCACCGTATCGAACCACCGTTGAAGGGCATGTGGAGAACGGCAAAATCACGGACCTGAAAGTGACGCCGCAATCCAGAGCCAAAGACGTGGTTGTCGTTTCGTCTGATGAGCGGAGCAAGTCCGCAAAGTGA
- a CDS encoding SGNH/GDSL hydrolase family protein, with protein sequence MNKSRQRTTLAHAHLMTLVAMMVVVILSSRAAAQDHGLSWTGTWATSPMRDDAGKGFNRQTLRQIVHTSVGGQVARIHISNLFGAQPLTVADVHIAQRSADSSIVAATDQKVQFGGLFSVTVQPGTEAISDPVDFQVPRQADVAISIYLPNPTGLPTYHPSGFQTNYTADGDVSGLASLSGVKTTQSYYFLINLDVQNKAVRGSVVTLGASITDGYASTADTNRRWPNDLAQKLLDAGLNIGVLNQGISGNRLLAAGAGDSAETRFDRDVLNEPGVRWVIFSDDPINDLGSTAPPPTADQLIAGIGRLIARAHQKQIKFVCSTLTPYQGAAYWTSAGEAAREQINSFLRSRTSGCDAVVDQDAATHDPLHPAQFLPAYDSGDHLHPNEAGLQAIADAVNLSLFSHPGFSRTGAPAAKSH encoded by the coding sequence GTGAACAAATCTCGACAGCGCACCACGCTTGCCCACGCTCACCTCATGACGCTGGTGGCGATGATGGTCGTCGTGATTTTATCGTCTCGTGCTGCGGCACAGGATCACGGATTATCGTGGACAGGAACCTGGGCCACTTCGCCCATGCGCGACGATGCGGGGAAGGGATTCAATCGGCAGACACTGCGGCAGATTGTACATACCAGTGTCGGCGGACAGGTGGCCCGCATACATATCTCCAACCTGTTCGGCGCGCAACCGCTGACCGTCGCAGACGTTCATATTGCCCAACGAAGCGCAGATTCCTCGATCGTTGCGGCAACGGATCAGAAAGTTCAATTCGGGGGACTTTTTTCTGTTACCGTTCAACCCGGAACTGAGGCCATCAGTGATCCGGTGGACTTCCAGGTCCCTCGTCAAGCCGATGTTGCAATCAGCATTTACCTGCCAAACCCCACCGGCTTACCGACATACCATCCATCCGGATTTCAGACCAACTATACAGCCGATGGAGATGTAAGCGGGCTGGCGAGCCTCTCTGGCGTCAAAACGACCCAGAGCTATTATTTCCTCATCAATCTCGATGTCCAGAATAAGGCAGTTCGCGGATCTGTTGTAACGCTGGGCGCTTCGATTACAGATGGCTACGCCTCAACTGCCGACACGAATCGGCGCTGGCCGAATGACCTGGCGCAGAAATTGCTTGATGCCGGACTGAACATCGGTGTTCTTAATCAGGGGATCAGTGGGAATCGTTTGCTTGCTGCCGGGGCTGGCGACAGTGCGGAGACTCGCTTCGACCGCGATGTACTGAACGAACCCGGTGTACGTTGGGTGATCTTTTCCGACGACCCCATCAATGATCTCGGATCGACCGCGCCTCCGCCGACAGCCGATCAGTTGATCGCGGGTATAGGACGTCTGATCGCCAGGGCTCATCAAAAACAAATCAAGTTTGTCTGCTCTACGCTCACGCCATATCAAGGGGCCGCTTACTGGACTTCGGCAGGAGAGGCGGCTCGCGAGCAAATCAATAGCTTTCTCCGCAGCAGGACCAGCGGCTGTGATGCGGTGGTCGATCAGGATGCGGCGACGCACGACCCACTTCACCCGGCTCAGTTTCTTCCGGCATATGACAGCGGCGATCATCTTCATCCGAATGAGGCAGGCCTGCAGGCCATTGCCGACGCAGTCAATCTTTCCCTGTTTTCGCACCCCGGGTTTTCGCGAACCGGCGCGCCCGCAGCCAAGTCTCATTGA
- a CDS encoding glycoside hydrolase family 3 N-terminal domain-containing protein — protein MADKMNVQSGYGFTSHQRRGEHGSLIRRASLLLMMRKPDLSARRVAEIQFRTHLASALAVLSIACLAAAHPVLAWAQGAVPPTDSNALYKQPGAPIDRRVDDLLSRMTLEEKVRQLDLYSGATALVDQHKDDTHATSAAHFLPDKAQEMWGDLGVGAIHDLNPTPEQANTIQQWVLAHNRLGIPALFIEEGLHGFDTGTVFPAPIGLAATWNPGIVQKVGAAIAAEARATGVGMILGPVLDLAREPRWGRVEEDYGEDPYLTGQLGLAYVQGAHGDSLSSDHSVVAEPKHFAGHGSPEGGTNTSPVHIGERELRSVMLKSFEPAIRDGKAMGVMAAYHEIDGIPITADPFLLKKILRQEWGFQGFVLSDLGAIQRLYNVHHVAATPKDAVCLGIKSGVDMQFYDFEHEVFQKSLMDCVHEGSLSPSDLDRAVRSVLRVKFALGLFDHPLIDPGLRARTYRSQAHLDLTLEAARKSMTLLKNDGHLLPLSKSTKKIAVIGPNADVAQYGDYENESNGAHISILAGIRALVPQAAIEFDAGKDIAAAVAKAKDADVVILGLGERQGISGEGFDRTDLGLPGNQEQLLEAVVGAGKPVVLVLENGRPLTIGWAKEHVPAILEAWYPGEFGGRAIAETLFGDNNPAGRLTITFPRSLGQLPDFYNFDPSRTHKYVDDDGAPLFPFGFGLSYTSFHYDHLAVQTPSPGSNGDVVVTVDVTNDGDRPGEEVAQLYVRQDVGSVETPDRSLKGFSRIVLNPRETKNVTFRLPQGQLAVWDTENKWTVEAGQYTLWVGGSSQASLTTKFVIHR, from the coding sequence ATGGCAGACAAAATGAACGTGCAATCCGGGTATGGCTTCACTTCTCACCAGCGGAGAGGAGAACATGGCTCGCTCATCCGAAGGGCTTCCCTGCTCCTTATGATGCGCAAACCTGACTTGAGCGCGAGGAGAGTCGCGGAAATTCAGTTCCGGACACATCTGGCGAGCGCACTTGCGGTGTTGTCGATTGCATGCCTGGCAGCCGCTCATCCTGTACTAGCCTGGGCGCAAGGCGCCGTTCCGCCGACGGACTCGAATGCCTTGTACAAGCAGCCAGGTGCTCCGATCGATCGCCGTGTCGACGACCTGCTCAGCCGGATGACGCTGGAGGAGAAGGTGCGGCAACTCGACCTCTATTCCGGAGCAACGGCTTTGGTGGATCAGCACAAGGATGACACGCATGCCACATCCGCAGCCCATTTTCTTCCCGACAAAGCGCAGGAGATGTGGGGCGATCTCGGTGTGGGCGCGATCCATGACCTGAATCCGACGCCGGAACAGGCAAACACCATTCAGCAGTGGGTCCTAGCACACAATCGCCTCGGCATTCCGGCGCTGTTTATCGAAGAGGGATTGCACGGATTCGATACGGGAACGGTGTTTCCAGCTCCCATCGGCCTTGCTGCAACCTGGAACCCCGGAATTGTGCAGAAGGTGGGCGCGGCCATTGCCGCTGAGGCGCGCGCGACCGGTGTGGGCATGATCCTCGGTCCGGTTCTGGACCTCGCACGCGAGCCGCGCTGGGGACGCGTCGAGGAGGATTACGGCGAGGACCCCTATCTGACCGGTCAACTAGGGTTGGCCTATGTGCAAGGGGCACATGGAGACTCCCTGAGCAGCGACCACAGCGTGGTGGCCGAGCCTAAGCATTTCGCCGGTCACGGTTCTCCAGAAGGCGGCACGAATACATCGCCGGTGCATATAGGCGAGCGCGAGTTGCGCTCTGTCATGCTCAAGTCGTTCGAGCCGGCGATCCGGGACGGGAAGGCGATGGGCGTGATGGCCGCCTACCACGAAATCGACGGAATCCCGATTACCGCCGACCCATTTCTGCTCAAGAAGATCCTGCGTCAGGAATGGGGATTCCAGGGATTTGTACTTTCCGACCTGGGAGCAATTCAGCGTCTCTACAATGTGCACCACGTTGCCGCGACGCCAAAGGATGCTGTTTGCCTGGGGATCAAGTCCGGGGTCGACATGCAGTTCTACGACTTCGAGCATGAAGTTTTTCAGAAATCGCTCATGGACTGCGTTCACGAGGGTTCGCTTTCGCCGTCGGACCTGGACCGGGCAGTCAGGTCGGTGCTCCGCGTCAAGTTTGCCCTGGGTCTGTTCGATCACCCGCTGATCGATCCCGGTCTGCGCGCCCGAACCTACCGCTCACAAGCTCACCTCGATCTCACACTTGAGGCGGCACGCAAGTCGATGACCTTGCTCAAGAACGATGGCCATCTCTTGCCGCTCTCCAAATCGACGAAGAAGATTGCAGTAATTGGCCCCAACGCCGACGTTGCTCAATACGGAGACTACGAAAATGAGTCGAACGGCGCGCACATCAGTATTCTGGCCGGAATTCGCGCGCTGGTTCCACAAGCGGCTATCGAATTCGACGCGGGCAAGGACATTGCGGCTGCCGTTGCCAAGGCTAAAGACGCAGATGTGGTCATTCTTGGTTTGGGCGAACGGCAAGGCATTTCAGGCGAGGGGTTCGACCGTACCGACCTTGGCTTGCCCGGCAACCAGGAACAACTTTTGGAGGCTGTGGTCGGTGCCGGAAAACCCGTCGTCCTAGTCCTGGAGAATGGCCGGCCATTGACAATCGGTTGGGCGAAGGAGCATGTCCCGGCCATTCTCGAAGCCTGGTATCCAGGAGAGTTCGGAGGCAGAGCGATTGCCGAAACCCTCTTTGGCGACAACAACCCTGCGGGACGGCTTACGATTACGTTTCCACGCAGCCTGGGACAATTGCCCGACTTTTATAACTTTGATCCATCGCGGACGCATAAGTATGTCGATGATGACGGCGCTCCGCTATTTCCCTTTGGATTCGGACTGAGCTATACCTCCTTTCACTACGACCACCTCGCGGTGCAAACTCCATCGCCTGGAAGCAACGGAGACGTCGTAGTAACGGTAGATGTGACCAACGATGGCGACCGGCCAGGAGAAGAAGTGGCTCAACTATATGTGCGGCAAGACGTCGGCAGCGTCGAAACTCCCGACCGTTCCTTGAAGGGCTTCTCCCGAATTGTTCTCAACCCCAGGGAAACGAAGAATGTGACCTTCCGACTTCCTCAAGGTCAGCTCGCGGTGTGGGATACAGAAAATAAATGGACGGTCGAAGCAGGCCAATACACATTGTGGGTTGGTGGATCTTCGCAAGCCTCATTAACTACCAAGTTTGTCATCCACCGGTAA
- a CDS encoding GH92 family glycosyl hydrolase, with translation MRTHPATLALLVLLSGITSAQVHRQKEPVDYVSPNIGGIGQLLTATIPYVQRPHGMVRLAPITTPGITDRYLADKIYGFPAGAATLMASVGEVGTRPETYASDFDHDFETATPYYYEADLQTWGIKSEFTATEQAAYYRFTFPASQHAHLVLSAADGAKLQVTGVNTVEGSQRITGTVGKTSDTDKETREYFYAKFSRPLQSYQTWKGNDLSHAAEQTGDNIGIVTDIGTTAGEQIEVRVGISYISAEQARKNLEREIPGGTFDQVKSQTREIWNNALAGMDVTGGTERQRTIFYTALYRSLGRMTDITEDGKYFSGYDHSVHDAGGHDFYIDDGLWDTYRSLHPLQLLLNSRQQEDMVRSYLRMYEQDGWLPSFPSVAGEQAVMIGHHAAPFILDLYAKGYRDFDVNEAYAAMRKNATEATMLPWRRGPLTSLDHVYFDKGFFPALLPGEKETAPEVTPEKRQAVSVTLENSYDDWCVAQLAKALGKQSDAAYFGKLAANYRNVFDTGIGFMAPKGADGNWIAGFDPKLGGGQGGRDYFTEVDSWIYTFNVQHDPSGLIQLFGGRDAFNAKLDRLFVEQYGTSKFSFLGQFPDATGLVGLYAQGNEPSFHIPYLYDFSGQPWKTQRRVRQLMDVWYGDGPLGIPGDDDGGATSSWYVFSALGFYPVCPGVPIYEIGSPIFAKTAIRQGNGKLFTIVANHVSDQNKYIQSAQLNGKPLDRPWFPHSAVANGGSLVLEMGDKPNTKWGSSQEDAPPSTSDEHLGLPTAE, from the coding sequence ATGAGAACGCATCCAGCGACCTTGGCATTACTTGTCCTTCTAAGTGGCATAACCTCGGCCCAGGTCCACCGGCAGAAAGAGCCGGTTGACTATGTATCTCCTAACATCGGCGGTATCGGCCAACTGCTCACTGCGACTATTCCATATGTTCAGCGGCCGCATGGCATGGTGCGGCTTGCGCCGATCACGACACCAGGAATCACTGACAGGTATCTCGCCGATAAGATATATGGCTTTCCAGCAGGCGCTGCCACATTGATGGCCTCGGTAGGCGAAGTTGGAACCCGCCCGGAAACATACGCATCGGACTTCGACCACGACTTTGAAACTGCGACCCCGTACTACTATGAAGCTGATTTGCAGACCTGGGGGATCAAATCGGAGTTCACCGCGACCGAACAGGCTGCCTACTACCGCTTTACATTTCCAGCCAGCCAGCACGCCCATCTCGTCCTCTCTGCCGCAGATGGCGCCAAACTCCAGGTGACCGGGGTCAACACAGTAGAAGGAAGTCAGAGAATCACAGGTACTGTAGGGAAAACATCGGATACGGACAAAGAAACGCGAGAATATTTTTACGCTAAGTTCTCTCGCCCTCTCCAGTCCTATCAGACGTGGAAGGGGAATGATCTTTCCCATGCCGCCGAGCAGACCGGAGACAACATCGGAATTGTCACGGACATCGGCACGACGGCAGGAGAACAGATTGAAGTTCGAGTTGGTATCTCCTACATCAGCGCGGAGCAAGCCCGCAAAAACCTGGAGCGCGAGATTCCCGGTGGGACATTTGATCAGGTAAAGTCGCAAACCCGCGAGATATGGAACAATGCGCTGGCAGGCATGGATGTAACAGGAGGAACAGAGCGCCAGCGCACTATCTTTTACACGGCGCTCTACCGGTCTCTCGGCCGCATGACCGACATTACCGAGGACGGGAAGTACTTCAGTGGCTACGATCACTCCGTGCACGATGCAGGTGGTCACGATTTCTATATCGACGACGGACTTTGGGATACCTACCGTTCACTTCACCCGTTGCAGCTCCTGTTGAACTCGCGTCAACAGGAAGATATGGTGCGCTCCTATCTCCGCATGTATGAGCAAGACGGCTGGCTCCCGTCGTTTCCTTCCGTGGCCGGAGAGCAGGCGGTCATGATCGGCCACCACGCGGCCCCATTCATTCTCGATCTCTATGCCAAAGGCTATCGCGACTTTGATGTGAACGAGGCATACGCTGCCATGCGAAAGAATGCCACGGAGGCAACCATGCTTCCGTGGAGACGAGGGCCGCTGACCAGCCTCGATCATGTATATTTCGACAAGGGATTTTTCCCCGCGTTGCTTCCGGGAGAGAAGGAGACCGCTCCGGAAGTAACTCCTGAGAAGAGACAAGCAGTCTCGGTTACATTGGAGAACAGCTACGATGATTGGTGCGTCGCTCAACTCGCCAAGGCTTTGGGCAAACAATCGGATGCCGCTTACTTCGGCAAGTTAGCAGCCAACTATCGAAACGTCTTCGACACCGGCATTGGATTTATGGCTCCGAAGGGCGCTGACGGTAATTGGATTGCAGGCTTCGATCCAAAGCTAGGCGGAGGACAGGGAGGCAGGGATTACTTCACGGAAGTCGACTCCTGGATTTATACCTTCAATGTCCAGCACGATCCTTCCGGACTTATCCAGCTCTTTGGCGGCCGCGATGCATTCAATGCAAAACTGGACCGCCTGTTCGTGGAGCAGTACGGCACATCTAAATTCAGTTTCCTCGGCCAGTTTCCAGATGCCACCGGGTTGGTCGGGCTGTATGCGCAGGGCAATGAACCAAGCTTTCATATTCCCTATCTCTACGACTTTTCAGGCCAACCATGGAAAACACAGCGTCGTGTTAGGCAGCTTATGGACGTCTGGTACGGAGACGGCCCGTTGGGCATTCCTGGAGACGACGACGGTGGTGCAACGTCCTCCTGGTATGTCTTCAGCGCCTTGGGCTTCTATCCCGTATGCCCCGGCGTTCCTATTTATGAAATAGGCAGTCCGATCTTTGCCAAGACCGCTATTCGCCAGGGAAATGGAAAGCTGTTCACGATTGTTGCGAATCATGTCTCAGACCAAAACAAATACATTCAGTCGGCTCAATTGAACGGCAAGCCGCTCGACAGACCGTGGTTTCCACACTCGGCCGTCGCCAATGGCGGGTCGCTGGTTCTTGAAATGGGCGACAAGCCAAATACTAAGTGGGGCAGCAGCCAGGAGGACGCTCCGCCGTCGACCAGCGATGAACATTTAGGCTTGCCCACGGCGGAATAG